The Anguilla anguilla isolate fAngAng1 chromosome 2, fAngAng1.pri, whole genome shotgun sequence genome contains the following window.
GATTTTTAATTAGCACCTGCAGAAAAATCAGGGACTAAAGGTTCATTTAGTGAGAATTTGTGTAAACACCGAAACCCTGTAGCCACTGGATCAGACTCTCATCCCTCAACCACCACTCTTCCTCACCGCACTCTGTAGCCCAGCAGTGCCTTTTAAGAACccctttttaattaattaaggtCCACTCCACATCCAAAATCAGCACTCTCAATGTTGTTTCTTACCCATGGACAACTGATAGTTTCActcatgtttttatgttgttcTGCACTACAGACGAGAACTTATAAGCACTGTGTTCAGTTCCAAGGAAGACTGTTTTCCATAAAGAAATGCTTATAGATTTGAATGTGAACCCAGCTCAACCATACTTCCCAGAGTGCTTTGCAAAAATGCTTGAAGCACAATGCACATTTGCAAATACTTTTAGGCGATACTATACCAGAAACCTGCTGCCTTTCCTATTTTCTATACAAATTCCTTTAAATATTAACTGGATCTACAGGCATAATTATTTCCCCTCAAATTGTCCTGGATATACCTAGTTCAAACTGACAAACCGAATAGACACCTATAACATGGGGCAATGATTTGAAAATCTTCTGTATGTTATGTCAACTCTTCCAAAGAATAATTCAAATTTTCAGTTTGATGCTTCAGTAACTTATGTATTTCTTTTCAATTTGAAAAGGAAATCCTTTTCTTGTTAAGAAAGACAAGCCCTCCACAATATGTGCTGATAACATTAAGCTTTTCCCATTTCTATATTGTAATTCTTCCATAACAATTAGCTCTAAGCATACtattattatctttttctgTAGGTCTGTAGATGCTGTGCACGTATACATTTAAGATCATAATAATGAGGTTCCATGGGGGCCTGCAGACATGTTTGGGACCCCAGTCCCCCCCTAAATCACTTAAACAACACATTCTTAAAGATCCCCATGGGAGAAGCAACCCTGGAGTGTAAAGAGAAGCATCTAAAATCTTTGCATAATATACAGATGGTTTCCACAGATGCTGCACTGCTCACTTAATTCATTTGCCCCACTTGCTTTGCTCTAAAAAAACTAGATTTGTTTATAGCTTCAACACACCAACTGCTATGGCATGTAGCCATTCTAACAGGGGGGGGAAGCCAAGTCTGCCTTTTAAATAAGAGTActtaaaatatttcctgtttaatgtgtgtttctgtcctgAAGTACTCCATAATGATTCAAACGAGAGAGCTTActtatttcatgtttcagtgCGGGATTCTTTTAATTAGACTGTTCCTgcagtgtctgtactgtgtactTTCAAATCAATCGCTTggtcaaaatgttttctgtgtgctttccACGCAAATTCCTGCCTACCCCCAAGGCATCATAAAGTATCACTGGGTTCTGAATATCGTACAGCACACCGTGACTCACTGAGGCCctcttgtgtttaaaaatggtaGCTTTATTTACTCTGTAGCGGTCCCATTTTACAGCCGTTCTGGTTGTTTCGCActttaattctgaaataaagGACTTTTTAATGAACTGTAGCGGAAATTCACCGCATTTCCAGACCTGAGGCTTAGCGGATCAACTGCGTAGTATCTGATTGCAGAAGAGAAATGTCAAGAATGTTTGCTTCGGGGACTGTTTGCTGGGTCACTGTGCCACTACTCCGTGTCTGGCTACCATGAAATATTCATTAGCGCAGGGTGTCAGTGACAGTGAGTGTTTAGCTGAGGTGGTAGGAATGCAGACGGTGCTCTGTGTGGAGCCGTCGAgtaacactgtctctctccaccaACAGAACGACAAGGCGGAGGAAGTGAAGGAAGGTGGGTGTGAGCAAATCTGCCTCAAATACTTACTCCCGCaccgccctcgcccccccaccccccactgtcTTCTAGCCTGCTGTTACATACCTCCTCACAATTCTGTCGTAATATGTAGTTTACTCCTcctgtaaaaatgctttttttttcaagcttcTGTGATTGTCACAATTTACACATTTCTTGGCAGAATTGAATAAGTCTAGTGCTTAGGTTTTTTATTTCTAGTCCTCAGACGCCTGCTGGCTTGGTTGGCAACGAAGATGGTGGGGGGTTCCAGATTTTAGGTCccatatgtgtacatgtgcatgtgcgtgtgagtggggGGGCTCCGTATTTACACAGAATCATTAAGAtatgcactcactcactgccCCTCTTACTGTGTGTGTCATCCTCCTGTTCTTCAGATGGTGGATCACCCGAGGAACCCCCATCAGCCAGTCTGGAAAACGGCCAACAGGAGCCGTCAGGTGAGAGGCATTACGCGCGTGCACGCGCGCAGCCTTGACTCGAATCATCATTTCAGAAGCACACGCATGCGTATTGTCGTTGTAGATGTTCTGATGACCGCAACCATAACCATGGGCATGGTGTGGATATAAATCAGCACACGAAAGGGCATGTCAGCTGAAGTCTAATACATCTACAGCTGCTAGTTTTATACAGCATGTTTTGATATATGTTTTGTGTTGGGTGATGTGCTATAACCAAACACCTTTGACTGTAATGAACGACCAGCTGGTAAGTCATCTGCCCTCTGAAATGCTGGCAAATGCTGCGGTAACAATAAAACTGCACTGCGTCAAGTAGGGAAGGTTTGCATCTCTTATAATGAGCAAGGGattaagactttttaaaaatggcttatacattttaaataatgagaagttaaatctgaaaatattattcTAACCATATGGCAGGCTAAAGTTAATTTAATGCGTTTGTTTCCAGCCCTTAACAAATGTTAAATCGGTAGGAAGTGGTGAAAGtctaaatatttagcatttctgGACATTGTTTGTTTCTTGGAACACTTAGACTAAGATAACAAATAACTTAATACGaacttatttcatttattagGGTCATTTATGCAGTGCAATTTGCTTTCAAGCCTCTAGAGCTGTGTCAGCACACCAGTGATGCCGAAAGTGTTGCTAAGTAGGCTCTGTTGTCCTGGTGATGAATGATTGGCGCTCTTTTGCAttgtgagcttttttttttttttttttagattactTTAATTTTTAAGAACGAGTTTAATTTACTTTAATATAGGTACGGTTTATGCACACAAGTTCTGCTCCACACATCCTGTCGCTCTTTAAACTCTGAGGTAAGATAGTTAACCAAAGAATTTTGTGCAGTTTCGAGAAAGGGGCACTGTCGTCTGCTAACGTTACCTTTTAAAGGAGCTTGGTTTAATTTTAACGTCAACTCAGTTTACATTAACCACATGCTTGCTAGCTGGAGTTAGCTATTAATTTTTCAGTCAGCTTGACTCTGGACCGTATAGCTTTGAATCGGGTGCCACATACAAGTTATGATTTGCCTGAATGTACTTAACGACGTGGTTCTGTAGAACTGGTTCCTTCAGTTCTAAGAGAACTATATTAGCTGCCGTTTTGTGGACCATAACGACAATTTACAACAGCTAGTCTAACGGTAACTTAGCTTACTAACGTTGACAAATGCAACTTAGGTCTACATAACGACTCGTGCTCTGTGTGGCATTTGGGCCTTAACTTTGTCATCGCTCACccttgaatgtttttctttagaCCAGCGCATGAAAGTATTGCTGATCGGAGTCAGTCAGTCGTTGACGTGGAATTTCCCTCGTCCAATCTCCGTGATGGAGGTCCCCGCCTCCTCCGTGTCAACCTTCCTTTCTGACGAACTCCATCGCGTTTTGTTACCGTTGGCTACAGACAAACCGATTTGAAGACCTTGAGATCTGTATGCCGCAGTATTGTTCCGGGTAGCGAATGAATCaaccaaattaattttactttgtGCAATAATACTATTAGCCATTATAATTATGGTTTTGTATGAAATTACAAAGACGGCCAGTTAACGTAGCTGATTAAGGATGGGTAATCAGTAGTATTGTGCTGCACATCAGACTTTCTCTTGTCGAATTCTTTAGTGCAAAAATACTTATTAATTCAGAGTATAATCATTAGCTACCATTTCGTCCTCGTTCAACGCAATGCATCTCGCCATAACAGTAACGTTACAGCTGGGACAAAAGTGACAATCTTGACACCACTTCGAAGTGGCTTCAACAGTGCTGTtgcctactttttttttaaaaaaaaaaggatatttgTACTGAGGGGCAGAAAGAGGTTAAGCCAAGAAGAGGGGCTTGAGCGGGGAGTGTGAAATAGCCTTCAACTTCCCTTGACCTTTCTGCTTCACTGTGTGCTTTTATATTTAGTCATTTCCAGTGAAAGGTCTGCATTTGACAGGTCAGTCGGTTTAAGGCTCTGACCCTCAGACTGGTGTCCTCTGTATTGCAGCGCTGgatgctgctgccgctgccacCACGTCATCATCCCCTGCACCTCCAGAAGAGGTGGTGGACTCTGGGGCAGCGGCGTTGGGTAACGGCCCCAAGAGCTCGCAGGCCACCGGGGAGCCGGAGGCCCAGCCCACCCCTGAGGAGGGCCAGGAGGCGGGACCAGCGCCAGAGAAGGCGGCGGTCATCCCTAACGGCACGCAGGAGGGCAAGGAGGAGGCCGCCGCCGATTCTGCTCCCCAGCCCCCGCAACAGGAAGAGGTGGCCGACACCGACGCCCCCCCGAGCGCTGCCGAAACCCCAAAGCAGGAAGAAGGGGGTGTGGAAGAGAGAGGCGCAGAGGCCACGCCGGGGGAGGACCCCACACCGCCCCCGCCTGCTTCGGAGGCGGAGCCAGGGAAGGATTCGGAAGACGAGGACGCGGGGGAGATCATCCGAGCAGAGCGGGTGACCGTCACGGACGAGGGAGACGAGCCAGCCGACACGGAGGCTGCAGCGCCCCAAGCCGACGCGAAAGAACCCGCCCCTCCAGCCGAGAGCACCGCCCCTCCAGCCGAGAGCTCCACCCCCTCAGCtgagagctccgcccccccagctGAGAGCTCCGCCTCAGTAGGAGTCCCTGTGCCAGAGGTGCCGAAGCCTGACCCTGCAGATGGCGCAGACGGCGTTCAGGAGAAAGAGCCCCAGAAAGAGGCCCCAAAAGACGAGGAGGAGGCGGCAGAAGCAGGAGCAGAAGCCCCAACGGAAGCGGAAGGGAATGTGGAAGAGGCCCCGGCGCCCGAGGTGGAGCCTCCAGCCGATTCCGCAGAAAAGGGTCCTCCAGCCGATTCCGCGGAAAAGGAGCCTCCAGCCGATTCCGCGGAAAAGGGGCCTCCAGCCGATTCCGCGGAGAAGGGGCCTCCAGCCGATTCCGCGGAAAAGGAGCCTCCAGCCGATTCCGCGGAAAAGGGGCCTCCAGCCGATTCCGCGGAGACGGAGCCCCCGGCCGCCCAGGTTCCCGTGTACCCGACAGAGCTGCCCTCGCTCGCCCCCCAGCCTGaagcggagggggagggggcgaagCCGGAGGGGAAGGCGAAGTCTCCAGCTCCAGCCGCCGTGGCCGGACAGTTCCAGGACATCCCTCTGGATGGGAACGCGAAGCCGGGGGCAGCCAAGGATTCGGAGCCGCAGCCCATAACGGGCACGACAGAAACCCCCGCCGTGCCGTCAGAGCAGCAGGCCCTGCTGGACCCCTCCAAAGCCGCCCCCACTCGGGCCGAGGGAGGGGACACCCCCAAACGCAAGACCTGCCAGTGCTGCTCTGTCATGtgaccagtacagtacagtacagaccagaccagaccagtaCAGGCTGTCTCCAGCTCTCCTCTTCTGCCTgtgtcctgctctctctctctctctctctctctctctctctttctctctctctctccgtgtcaGGTGTCCCCTTCAGTGCACTACAGAACATCCTGTCTTCCCCCGCCGTTCTTGAAGATCCATAAGTGGTGTTCACACGGTGACCGTCTCCAGTAGTAACCACTGACTCACCCGTgtgggaacccccccccccccccccccacatactgTGCTCTTCACGGTATTGGGGACATTGAGTTGTAAGCCAGACACTCCGGCATGCGAATTTGGGAATTTCCAAAATGGATGAGTGGAACTGCGGGCGCACGCCCTGAGACACTGATCCCAGAGAGGGCGGAGGTGCGGACCGAACCGCAGCGCAGCGTCATCATGGGCAGTGCCAGGCGCGAAACTGCGGCCGTCGACGTGGCCACTGAACTCTCGATGCTTCAGATCAGATCTGCCCTTTTTTTGTTAGCAAATAAGGGAATTCTCTACTGTTTATGAGCTGTACTATCCTGTGTTATTGTGTGCGGCCATTTTTACTTGGTGAAGCTCCAGCTACAGATCCACCTACTGGACGTACGGTGACACGGTGCTGCAGTCGTACTTTCGaatgccattcatttttactgttctTATGCATCtgaatggattttttaaagctgtagatcttataaaaaaataataaaatcaccaACATGGAGGTTTTAAGTTGGGTTGAAGTCAAGGCATGCATAGTAAGTTACGGTTTTCAACATTCTGATTGCTCCAGTCTTTTTATTGCTTCTGagcattttacctttttttcatCAGTCTTTTATGGGAAGTCGTTTTTTAACATGTTTGTAATGTTACAATAAATTTCCTCAAGgatcaaaacaaaactaaagaAATGTACATACACAGCCATATTTTTGTGATACCGCTGTGTACCTTAATGTATATAACATTAATTAAGGCAGGTGGGGTTTGTTGTATAGAATGTATGTTTCATGGTTGAGTTATtgtgggagggaaaaaaggaatgtgttttaattaaatagGAATATATggagtaaaatgtgtgtgtcttaGTGTTGTGTTTTATTGACAGTGGGAAGATTGTTGCCCTTTTGAATTGGACTATCCTTGTCAAACAGATCTATCCTGTTCATGCggatgttttatttgttatttcagtCGTTCAATTCAGTGCTGCTAAAACTGCATATCATTTTCGATATCAAAGAAACGTTAGTTCATCTTATTTATAGGACACTGTAGCTCGGCCTACTCGTGCTGCTTGAAGTTACGAAGACTGCATATTCTCTACTTTCAAAAATTACGTTCACATTTATGAAACAGACAAATTAAGCAATTGCACCATTATCAAATAATATCTGATAAGTCTCGCGCTGGGGTTTAAATGGGACACATATAGAACCGTTAATCCGATCAACATGTATATATAATTAAACCATTATATCAATTAAGTCCTTTCCTAAAACCCATGGAATACTTGAAATCCTATTTTCGAAACGCGGATATTCGCCTAATAATTATAATCTCTTTAGAGGTGGCGAGTAAACAGGGGGGAGGGAGCTTACAGTAGCCCGACGCCTTCTGTTGGCCTCGCAGTTTTTGTCTGTGGGAGTCGGTTTAACGCCCCAGAGGATCCGAAACTAGGCAACATTTTTTCAACAGGTGAGTTCGCCTTAAACCCTTACAATTGCTTGTGTCGTCAGCCATAAAGCTGGTAAACATGACTTTTACCATCACGTGTTGTCAACGGTGCAAGACTTATTCAGTAGGTATGTTCAATTCATAAATCCATGTTAAATTGTAGCATTAGGGATGGCTAATCTTTGAAATTTCGACAGTAGGCTATAGGCTACTTACTGCACATTGCACAGGTTTTGAAACATGTCCGTTCCTCTGTttgattaataaattaatgaggATGATgtttaatgctgattttttaCGAATTTGATACTCCGTTTGTTAATTAAACGGGGTCTCCTATAATTGTTCAAACTTAAGCACAATAGATCACTCCGTCGTGCTTTATTTGGAACCATATTGTCCAACGTTTTTCAATTAGTCTGCGTATTAACCCCTTGCGATGTGAAATCCTTAATATGTGActggaatatttatttatttatttgtttgtttgtttatttgcattctaACGGTCGATGTGATCATCACTACcggcaactgaaagcaatgaagttctagaacactggcctAAAATTGAGCTGCTTTTCAAAGGGTTTAAAGTGATGAAAAGActacattttgaaattgaacCATGGAACTTTCTGAATCTAATTATGTTGAAATAATTGTTGGGTAATAGTGATCTTCAAAAAGGTGAATAACGCTTTAGAGAAAGAATGCGATAGTTCTTCATCTAAACAATTTcgccattcatttttaatgtcctTATGTTGTTTAATTGTCTTGCGCTATTTGGGGAATCAATTTaagtgcatttgttttgtgaacaCTGCGGTTGCAGCGCCTTAAGGCTACAAATCGCTGAACCTCAGATTAATTATAATACGACGCAATACGACGTCTCTGTGGACCagccaagaaggcacagaacaAATCACGCAGAACATCTTTGTAAAATGAAGCAGTCAGCAGTGACCACATAGCACACTGTCAGTGGTGTCTTGGTTTAAAAAGTAGATTCGAACTCGACAACATGAAGGGAAACTAGGGTATcagaatgttttcaaaattcagaatcaaagtttttttcccctcatattGAGGAAGAATATTTAATGGGACAGAGAAAATTCAATGTGGGACAGCAGTCAGACTTGCAGTGGCGGCAAGGATGGCCATCTTGAGGAAACTGAAGGTGAGCACATTGTCTGGTAATGAGATTTAATAATCTGATTAAAATGCTAATCTGTACAGTTTCCACTGCTGAGTATACTGTAACGGTGAAAATCCAAGCGTTCTTCATTCCCTTTAGCCCGCTAGGTAAACAATGAGAGGACGTCATTTTGCATTCACTTGTTTCAATATATATAGCgcatatttttttagaaaattgaTGGGAACTGCGCTACCCTTATTGGATGCTAGGAAAATGAATAACAGTGGAAGACGGTGATTTTCCTCTTCACATgggaatacattacattaagtTACTTTGTTCCATTAAAAATACTGCACTGAATCCCTTAAACCCTTCgctgaaaaataaaacgtcCAAGttgtcataaatattttaattaaggtAACAACCCATTTTGTAATGTTTCTTGTACTGAAGCCCGAAAACGTGTTTTTAAGCAAGAGTTGTGTACATAAAAATACGCAGTTGAATCCCACTGCACAGCACTCCTAAAAACACTGTTTGTGCATTATCATTTAATACCATTTATATGTGCACATACTTTAAACAGTAGCTTTAATAATTGGATTAGCTGCTTTTTTTtgattaacttaaaaaaaaatagattcattttttattgttcattgatCAGCAGGCAGAGTAAAGAGTCCTTTCTTGAATCTGATGTAGACTGATTCTAGTCCTGATACTTAAAACATAATTAGTTTGGAAGAATATCCGCTGAAAGGCAATCAAATGATTAGAATATctcattaaatttttatttatttattttagcatttttaaaactgtattttcGCCTCTGCCTCACTTCTGCACATCCTATCCTACCCTACCTGTAAGATATCACATTCACCATCTCTGTCTTTCACCTCTTCTGCATCATTCTCAGGTGGGAAACGCCCAGTTACACTAAGGCAatcattatcatttcattttaatcagtGGTCTAACCGAAACATTTACAGTAGAACTgctgcagcaaaaaaataataattgtatttcttCCACTTATCTTGTAGTCTAGTGGATATTGGTAGGCTACTGATTTGTGTGAGAGTGCTCACATGGAGTTTGACTAATGGACAGTTCTTTGGCTGTGAGCCGCtatgtggaaatatttttgcCACGGCTCTCAAGCCCATCTCTGGAAGCAGCACTTGTTGAAGAAGGATGCAAACTCAGGGCGCTCAAGTGCCGATGAATGAGGCCGGTGAATAGACACTTAACCTGCAATGCAGTCGTACGGATATGGATGCTGAGatgggagggaggagaggcagaCAGGGTAAAATGGGACTGAGACAGACCCCGGGggcgacggagagagagaggcagggagaagAGCTCCGTCACCTGGCAGGTATGAAAGCCGGGCCATTGTTCCGTCGGctggcgcgcacacacacacacacacacacacacgtcacgcATGTCTCCTCTGAGCTGCTCTGAGAGGTCTAAGCGGATTAAAGTCCGCCCCGAATCAGCAGGACGCTTTGCTGGTTGTGCAGCCggcaggaggaggggcttaCTTACTGTGCCCGGCGGGGGTGGGAGCCTAGCCCGTAGCGCTAGGGCTAACAACGGGCCCGGCACAACCGGCCACTCTGGAGTGGCAGGAACACGGCCGTGATTACAAGCTGAGCAGCGCGGTTGTGCTGGTTTCTAGGAGATTGCTCAAAAACACTCGCTGTGCCCGTAgaataaatgccatttaatgtgaGGTGCCGTATTGCTGTTCTTACCTGATGGCGATGATCCACATCGGATTGAAACGTTGCCAATACAATGGAGGAAACTGCGGCATGAAAGTAcgtgtttgtttaaatgtacCGGTGTGTCTCCATTAACCCCACACCTAGCTCTGGATGTGCAGatgtttccttgtttttgaTGCTGTTGCTCACTGCCATCAAACCCAGTTTGATCAATCCGCAGGGTTTTTGTCTGTCAAGTGTTGTGTGAGATGGAATGACACATCTGCCTCATGTGTGCCTTGTTCTCAACGAATTCCTAAAAGGACTGTGCCTCACCCCAATATTTTAAAGCTCATCACCCCCATCCAAAAGAACTCTGCTGGCTCAGCTCGACTCGATTTGATCAgtcaagggttttttttttaagattctgTCAGACTACCTGTTtgtgctgcatgctgtgctgtgttgtctTTTTCTTAAGAAAGACTGACTGCAGCTGAAGGTGGAAACCAATGATTTTAGTCTTGTGTATTTTAAGCACTGGTTTTCTGTCTCAGCGCAAACAGTCTTGGATTGAACATGAGTCATGTCTTGATTTTCTCAGGTGAGGGTGTGCTACCTTTGGAGACTTTTCTGTGACAAGTACATGATGATAGGTTTTTTCCCgtcttgttttattgttttatacatacagtacgtTCTGAACACTGACTCAGGTCTATAACGAGCAATGCGCCATGTCGTGGCCCTcctacacatcacacatcactcAGACGGAGCTTTGCAGGGAGTTATCCAACAGCTAGAGTGAATCAACGCACTGCTGTTAATAAATCATATGGCATTCTGCAATACggactgtacaaaatgagtgtCATTTATACAATCCAGATTAAACCTGCGTACCCACAAGCATGACAGCTTGTACTTTAAATCCCTTTTAATCTTTTAATAATTCTTACTGTGGTAATTCTTTCTTGGAAGAGTACGTTTCCTCTGTTTGTCTAATTTTGATTATCATTTTTGCCATCGTTATTGTAGGTTCATTGATTGAGGAGATCTGAGGTGCTTTAGGAGTTGTTAAGGCAACAAATCGCTTTCCGCTCGAAAGGCCAATGGAGCCAAGCAACAACTCTGTCACTATAGCAACTGAGGCCATTGCCAGCCCCCAGAGTTCCGTGTCCCAGGAAGACTGGGGGAGCGGGCTGTGGATGGAGGGCTCTGGCTCTGACTCCGATGACAGGGACAGTGGGAGGGTCAACTCTCCACCCATGACCAGAGAGGCCACCAGGGCAGGACAGGAGGACACTTGGCCTGATGTAACGCAGTCAGAGTGGCCCATGGAGGAACCTTGTCAGGTGATCAGCGCAGAAACCTCAGATGGATCAGACAGAGAGATTGAGGCTTGTCACTTCCCTGAACCCAGTGCCAGCCAAATCTGGCCAGCGGAAGGGGACAATGAGGGAGACAGCAGGCAGGACCCTGAAGGGGAAGCCAGCACCCCAGGTACCTCTCAGTCTTCCCTTCAGCGACAACAGCAAGATGGCTTTCTGCAGCATGACACTGTTGCAgacagccagcagggggagctgctgctgcagcgcCTGTGTCTGCTACAGCAGAAGCAGGAAGTGCAACAGGTGTTTGAGGGATCTCCACCCTTAGCGACGGTTGCCCTGGAGCCTGCCAGTCAAAGGCCAGGCTGCCATGGCTCCGCTTGTGTTGTTGTAAGGGAgtgggcagggaggaggagagaaggggaggagaaagggagcGAGCAAACGGGTGAAGAGGCGCAGCAGAGCGTCGCAGGGCTCCACACGGGCGAGGAAGCGAACGAGGAACAGAGGGAGAGTGGAGCGGAGAgcgcacagagaggagagacgaAAGCAAACGGAGGAAGGGAAGGCCAGTCGAACCCCCCGGCTCACCGGAGAAGCAGCAGGATGGAGGCCTCGAACGGCGAGGACAACCAGAGCGACAGCGGGGTCTCCGCCGACTTCTCCCCCGGCAGCACCGTGGAGCTCTGCCCCGCGCCCTGCGCCCCCCTGGAGGACCCCGACGCCTGCCCCGCGCCCCTGAACGAGACCCCCATCGAGAGGGAGATCCGCCGCGCGGTGGAGAGGGAGCAGAGCCTGCGGAGGTCCCGCGGCCTCGACAGGACCCAGGAGTTCGTGGAGATCCCCCTGAGGAAGCCCGTTCTGTCCCGGGCCGTGCCCTCCAGGGCGGCGAAGGGGGAGGGCACGGACAGGCAGTTCGCCGGGAAGAAGATGCTGAAGGAGATCAGCGTGGAGGCCCAGAGGGAGGAGGTCCTGGTCCAGATGGGCAAACTGCCCGGCGTCTACGACAAGGGCACCGTGCGCCAGCTGCGGGAGAAGAAGCAGCTGTTCGAAGCCTTCCAGGAGAAGAGAGAGCCGTCCGGCAGCCTGACGCCGCTGTCCAAGAGGCCCTCCTTCTCCGCCAACGACATCTCTGCCGCGGGGTCCCAGACGGGTGACGGCCCGAACGCTGGGCCTGTCCTGGAGAGCGGACACGGCCTGGACCAGCTCGCCCAGAAGCAGGACCAGAAGCCGGGCTCAGCAGGCTACGGGGACGAAGACTTCGGCAACACGCATCAGGGTCTCTGTGGCCCCACGCTATCCGAAGGGACAAGCAGTCAGATTATCATTTTGGAGAATAACGTGTTCCTCCATACGCCTGTCCCAAACCCGGACGGGCTCCGGCATCCCTCCCACGGCACGGGGTCCCTGCCTGAGGCGCACGACGTGACGGTGGTGGATTCGGGGACCGTGGGAGAGGGCCGGAGGGTCGTTGGGGAGGCTGAAGGAACGGAGgaagcagaggaggaagaggaggaagaggtcaGCATGGTCAGAGAGAACCCCTTTTTCAAGCTGCGCTCCTCCATGTCGCTGCGGCCTGATGTGGAGCAGGACATCCAGGAGGGGAGGCAGCGGGAGAGGGAGCTGAGGAGGCAGAGGAGCAGTCTGTACGGGACCACGGGTGCAGGAGGGGGGCGGCCGGCCAGCACGGGGACccgcagccccaccccctcccaaaacGGCCTCTCTGCATCAGAGCTTCCCTCATACACCACCTCCCCCACACCATCAGGTCAGTGCTGGACTTGTATGTGTAGTTCTTTGTTTCTCCTGGATAGTCTTTTTATCTATACAATgtacttttaatttattgaaagtTCCCTATTATTTCCATTGAAATTCAGCATTGGCAATCTGCCTTTGTCACCAtgttttgtgatttttacagctcagtgttttcaaagtgaaaatgttcccttcattatatttttccatCCT
Protein-coding sequences here:
- the palm3 gene encoding paralemmin-3 isoform X2: MADEAEKYQQRLQAIAEKRRLQEEEDRAKREMEDEKLRAQQLKRKSLRDQWLMDANPTSPDSPGPNSPVLSSPTEEAEAQTDKPQESPQKAEEKEDQQDNDKAEEVKEDGGSPEEPPSASLENGQQEPSALDAAAAATTSSSPAPPEEVVDSGAAALGNGPKSSQATGEPEAQPTPEEGQEAGPAPEKAAVIPNGTQEGKEEAAADSAPQPPQQEEVADTDAPPSAAETPKQEEGGVEERGAEATPGEDPTPPPPASEAEPGKDSEDEDAGEIIRAERVTVTDEGDEPADTEAAAPQADAKEPAPPAESTAPPAESSTPSAESSAPPAESSASVGVPVPEVPKPDPADGADGVQEKEPQKEAPKDEEEAAEAGAEAPTEAEGNVEEAPAPEVEPPADSAEKGPPADSAEKGPPADSAEKEPPADSAEKGPPADSAETEPPAAQVPVYPTELPSLAPQPEAEGEGAKPEGKAKSPAPAAVAGQFQDIPLDGNAKPGAAKDSEPQPITGTTETPAVPSEQQALLDPSKAAPTRAEGGDTPKRKTCQCCSVM
- the palm3 gene encoding paralemmin-3 isoform X1; the encoded protein is MADEAEKYQQRLQAIAEKRRLQEEEDRAKREMEDEKLRAQQLKRKSLRDQWLMDANPTSPDSPGPNSPVLSSPTEEAEAQTDKPQESPQKAEEKEDQQDNDKAEEVKEDGGSPEEPPSASLENGQQEPSALDAAAAATTSSSPAPPEEVVDSGAAALGNGPKSSQATGEPEAQPTPEEGQEAGPAPEKAAVIPNGTQEGKEEAAADSAPQPPQQEEVADTDAPPSAAETPKQEEGGVEERGAEATPGEDPTPPPPASEAEPGKDSEDEDAGEIIRAERVTVTDEGDEPADTEAAAPQADAKEPAPPAESTAPPAESSTPSAESSAPPAESSASVGVPVPEVPKPDPADGADGVQEKEPQKEAPKDEEEAAEAGAEAPTEAEGNVEEAPAPEVEPPADSAEKGPPADSAEKEPPADSAEKGPPADSAEKGPPADSAEKEPPADSAEKGPPADSAETEPPAAQVPVYPTELPSLAPQPEAEGEGAKPEGKAKSPAPAAVAGQFQDIPLDGNAKPGAAKDSEPQPITGTTETPAVPSEQQALLDPSKAAPTRAEGGDTPKRKTCQCCSVM
- the si:ch211-207j7.2 gene encoding uncharacterized protein si:ch211-207j7.2 — its product is MEPSNNSVTIATEAIASPQSSVSQEDWGSGLWMEGSGSDSDDRDSGRVNSPPMTREATRAGQEDTWPDVTQSEWPMEEPCQVISAETSDGSDREIEACHFPEPSASQIWPAEGDNEGDSRQDPEGEASTPGTSQSSLQRQQQDGFLQHDTVADSQQGELLLQRLCLLQQKQEVQQVFEGSPPLATVALEPASQRPGCHGSACVVVREWAGRRREGEEKGSEQTGEEAQQSVAGLHTGEEANEEQRESGAESAQRGETKANGGREGQSNPPAHRRSSRMEASNGEDNQSDSGVSADFSPGSTVELCPAPCAPLEDPDACPAPLNETPIEREIRRAVEREQSLRRSRGLDRTQEFVEIPLRKPVLSRAVPSRAAKGEGTDRQFAGKKMLKEISVEAQREEVLVQMGKLPGVYDKGTVRQLREKKQLFEAFQEKREPSGSLTPLSKRPSFSANDISAAGSQTGDGPNAGPVLESGHGLDQLAQKQDQKPGSAGYGDEDFGNTHQGLCGPTLSEGTSSQIIILENNVFLHTPVPNPDGLRHPSHGTGSLPEAHDVTVVDSGTVGEGRRVVGEAEGTEEAEEEEEEEVSMVRENPFFKLRSSMSLRPDVEQDIQEGRQRERELRRQRSSLYGTTGAGGGRPASTGTRSPTPSQNGLSASELPSYTTSPTPSARQSLGKLDLTWPPAQPSAEVTGQTEAPRSRRKTQLLQRWESGVVNGHEEEQD